In Bernardetia litoralis DSM 6794, the genomic window AATCGATTGATTTTCAACAAATTGACTTTTAAAACTCTCTGTTTTTTGGTTTTTGTGGTAGGGTTTATAGTTCCCAAAACAGCTCTTTGTCAAGAGATAACTGTACAAGTAGGAACTACAACCATTGGCTTAAACGAAGACTTTGAGGTTACGGTTACAGTAAAAGATGGAGAACTAAAAAAATACTCTGAATTTCCGAAAATAAATGGAATGGATAAGGCTGAAATATACACTTCACAGTCTATAAATTTTGTTAATGGGCAAGTTTCCAAAACACAAGCTGTTACACAACGCTACCGAGCTTCTAGGCAAGGAACGTATTTTTTGCGTCCTTTCAACATGACAGTTAATGGCGAACAAGTGCGTCATGCAGGTGCAAGTATTGATGTAAAAGGCAAATCTACAACCACAAATCCTTTTGATAGTTTTTGGGGGAAGACTGAAAGTACAGAATATATTTCAGTAAAAGATGATGCTTTTTTTGCCATTACAACAAATAAACAAAATCCATATACAGGAGAAGGTTTTACGATTACGATGTCATTTTATGTTGCTGTTTCAAATCGTGCCACTTTAAATTTTTATGAATTAGGAGAGCAAAAAGCTGAAATTTTAAAACAAATTAGACCCAAAAATACACTTGAAGAAAATTTTAATATCATTCAACCCATTCCAGAAATGGTAAAAATAAGAGGAAAAGAATATCGTCAATATAAATTTTACCAAGGTGTATTTTATTCTCTAAGCCCTCAAAAAATATCCATTCCTGCTATTCCTTTCAAAATGGTAAAATACGATGTGGCTGTCAATTCGCAAAGTATTTTTAATCAAATGAAAGAAAATATTAAAACCTATTATAGTGAACCTATTTCTATTACTATCAAAGAACTACCTCCACACCCACTCAAAGACCAAGTGCCAGTAGGAAATTATATTTTGAAAGAGCAAATTGTAAACAACAACCTAAAAACAGGACAAAGTGTAGAATATCAATTTCGTATCGAAGGTGAGGGAAATCTATCAGTAATTGAAAAACCAAAACTTCCAAAAACAGGTAATTTTGATTTTTATGAGCCTACTATTTCTGAAATGCTACGAAGAAATAATAATACTGTCTATGGAACAAAAGATTTTAATTATTATATTATCCCAAACGAACCGGGATTATATCCAATGAAGGATTATTTCAGTTATATCTTCTTCAATACTAGAAAAGGAGATTATGATACCCTTGCTTCCAAAATTACGATGAGTATAACAGGAGAAAGCCGAAAAAATGCTTCTATTGGCAATGCTGATTTGGGTTCTTTTTATGATAGAATCAATGATGAGAGTAATAGTTTGAGAAGTAGAAACGAAATTACATGGGAAAAGTATGGAATCAATGGAATTGCTGTTTTGCTTGCTTTAATTTTAGGTTTGAGTTTTTTAGTAGGTAAAAAAATACGTCAAAGAGATTTAGATAAAGAGGAATAATATAAAGTAAAAAATCAGAAGAATATGGTTAGGAAAAGACATGTTTTTTCCTAACCTAAATCTTTAAAAAGGATTATTATTTACTTTGATTTTCCAATTTATTTGAAATATAAAAAATCAAGATTGAAAATAAAGGAATAAGAGGAGAGAAGAAAAAACGAAGTAAATTTTCAGATAAACTGAATAAAAAACGTGTTTCAAAAAATTTATAAGCTAATGTCAGAGTTACAATTAATATATAAATCAAAAAGTGAATAAAAACTGTTTTTTTAAGAATAGGAAAAGACGAAAAGCAGACCCAAGTAATGATAGCATTTAGGATAATGAATAAAAGGCTGACTACTCCCATATCCAAAACAGAAATAAAGGGAAGATAAGAAAAGGATTCAGAAATAAAACGGGCTAATTTCATACGACTCATTCCCAAAAAGAACCATAAGAAAAAAAGAAGAGTTACTCCAAAAATACGTAAAAAAGAAACTTGTTTTTTTTGCAATTTAATGAGAATTAGTTTAATGTAAAATTAGGCTTGTTCTTTCTTCAAACTAGGAATCATAAATTTATTTACCCAAATCATCCAAATCCAAAAAGTAACACCATAAACTATAAAAGTAAATAAATAATGATGATTAAAATCCACACTTTCAGGATAATATTTTACATTCAAGGCAAGGACAGAAATACGAATTACATTAAGTAAAAAAATGACAACAATCCCTAAAGGAATAAATAGTAATTTAGGTTTTATCGAAACGGGAGTAGCCAAAATAAAAGAAGTAAAAAGGGCAAAGAGAGCTAGTCCATTGCAAGGCGCACCCACCGAAACACAACTTATAGAGTTAAGAGAAACAGTATGAGGAAGAGCTTGATAAGAAGCCTCAAATCCAAACCAAGTCAAAACTTCCGTACTGCTTTTTCCTACCCATTGTATCAAAATTCTATCAATAGGTGTATTTTGAGCTAAATAGAGTTCATACAACAAATACCAACTTCCATAAATAGCAACAAATAAAATCACAAAACGAATTACAGGATTTTTCATATCAAATTTAAAGTATCTATTTTTTAAAATTGAAATATACAAAATAAAATAGCCATTCAGCTTTCTCAATATTACTTTTTTGTAATGTGATAAGAGTAACTGAATAGCTATTTTAATCAAAAATGAAAAAGTTTACTTCATTTCATTTTCTTCGTCTTGATTGTCTTTATTTCTAAACTCATAGACTTTTTTAGCTCCATAAGCTGCTCCTGCTGCTAAGAGTAGAGAAAGCCCTCCATCTATGGGTGCGCCAACGGCACTTGGCTCAACAGGAAATCCTCCTCCCTGTGCCATAACAAAATCTACAATAAAAAAACTAATTAGGAATAATACAATTTTTTTGAACATAACTTGACTAAGTTTTAAATAAATATTTTTAATTATTGAAAAGAAAATAGTATTCTGTTTTATTTATTCTTTAACTACACGTACCGTAGTTGTTTTCTCAGAATCTGATACTTGAAGCAAATACAAACCAGAAGAATGTTTTTCTAAATTGATTGTTCCTTCCAAAAATGCTCCTTCTTTTATTTTACTTTCTTCCAAAATTATTCTTCCTGTTGCATCAAACAAACGAATTGTATAATTTCCTTCTCTGTTTGTTTTCAAACTATATGAAAAGCTATTTGAAGTTGGATTTGGATAAACAACTACTTTTTCATCTGTAAAGAAATTTTTGTTTGCATCTGTTTTGAATAAAAGCACAAAACGCTTTACTTCATTTCCTTTCTTTGCTGCAAACTTATAATCGCCTTCTGCACGCAAATTATGAAGAGAATCTGTCAAAGAATCATACAAATAAAGTTCGTGTTTAGAATGAAAATATTTCATACTTCGAAGTGTAATTTCATATTCTCCTTCTGTCAAAATATTCATAGCTAAAGATAATTTCTGATTTGAATCAAAACTTCCCAAACCATTGATTGCAAAATATTCTGTAGTTTCTGCATTTTCATTATACGAATAAAGTGTAGAATGTACGCTATTCATTTTATGAAGTTTGGCAGCATCATATTTTCCATCAAAAGAAGAAGTTGCTCCATTTTGGAAATAAATAGTTGTTTCGTCTAAAGAATTTCCCTTTTTAAGAGCTACTCTAACTAATCCTTCTTTTACATTTTGAGTTTCTGTAGTTTTGAAGAAACGAGTATCTGCTGTCAAACGAGCATCATTAGTCATATTGACTGTTCCTCCTGCTAGAGTTCTGACAAAAAAACCTTGCATAGATGCAATTTCTTTTTTACCTCCATTATTTGGAACACCATTTACATACTCAGCAAAAACACCTTGATACTGATTGACTGGAATATCGATATAAATAGCATCTTCAACACCTACTGAAGTAATCAAAACTTCTTCCCAATCAATAGGAGAAGGGTATGGATTTCCAATTAAATTATAACCCTCTTGGCT contains:
- a CDS encoding PID-CTERM protein-sorting domain-containing protein, with protein sequence MFKKIVLFLISFFIVDFVMAQGGGFPVEPSAVGAPIDGGLSLLLAAGAAYGAKKVYEFRNKDNQDEENEMK
- a CDS encoding BatD family protein, which gives rise to MNRLIFNKLTFKTLCFLVFVVGFIVPKTALCQEITVQVGTTTIGLNEDFEVTVTVKDGELKKYSEFPKINGMDKAEIYTSQSINFVNGQVSKTQAVTQRYRASRQGTYFLRPFNMTVNGEQVRHAGASIDVKGKSTTTNPFDSFWGKTESTEYISVKDDAFFAITTNKQNPYTGEGFTITMSFYVAVSNRATLNFYELGEQKAEILKQIRPKNTLEENFNIIQPIPEMVKIRGKEYRQYKFYQGVFYSLSPQKISIPAIPFKMVKYDVAVNSQSIFNQMKENIKTYYSEPISITIKELPPHPLKDQVPVGNYILKEQIVNNNLKTGQSVEYQFRIEGEGNLSVIEKPKLPKTGNFDFYEPTISEMLRRNNNTVYGTKDFNYYIIPNEPGLYPMKDYFSYIFFNTRKGDYDTLASKITMSITGESRKNASIGNADLGSFYDRINDESNSLRSRNEITWEKYGINGIAVLLALILGLSFLVGKKIRQRDLDKEE
- the xrtX gene encoding exosortase X, giving the protein MKNPVIRFVILFVAIYGSWYLLYELYLAQNTPIDRILIQWVGKSSTEVLTWFGFEASYQALPHTVSLNSISCVSVGAPCNGLALFALFTSFILATPVSIKPKLLFIPLGIVVIFLLNVIRISVLALNVKYYPESVDFNHHYLFTFIVYGVTFWIWMIWVNKFMIPSLKKEQA